Part of the Sphingomonadaceae bacterium OTU29LAMAA1 genome, CGCCACTGTTTTTTTCTCAAAACCCGCTGGAATCACGAAATCCGATTCGTCGAGGCATAAAGCCGCCGCCGCTTCCCCTCATGTGGGGAACCGGCATGGCCCGTCCTCGCTATCGGATGGCCTGCGCAGATAGCCGTGCGGCGGTCCGAACGCAAGTGTAACGCACGGGTGCGCCCGCGGCCTTCAGTGGCCGTATCGCTTGATCCCGCGGCGCCGCAATTTCTCTCGCTTGCGGCGGCGCAGGTACAGGATCAGCGCGGGGACGCCGGTCACCAGTAAAAATCCAACGATTACATACACAACAGTGTGTCGGGTCGTCTCGTCCATATCCAAGCCTATAGCACCCCCGACGCGTGCGTCACGGTCGAAATGACAAGCATGTCATTTGTCAGGCTTAATCTGTAGGGAGCCGCGACGATAGCGTTCTGCGGCTGGCAGGAGTGCACGGACTCGAACCGTGGGCCCTCGGTTTTGGAGACCGATGCTCTACCAACTGAGCTACACTCCTGCAGCGCCGCGGCCTCTACCCCCACCGAAATGAAAGGGCAAGATGGTCGTGCGGGATCATGACGAATCGTGTCCGGGTGGATGACGGCCCGCCGCGATACCGGTATGCGGCCTTCGATATCGGGCAATGGAGAACAGGCGTAGTGAAGCATTTGATCGTCGGCGCGGCACTGGCGCTCGCATGCCTGCCGATGACCGGGGCGGCCGATCCCGTTGAAGTGCCTGATTTCGGGCCGAACCTTGAACGCTTCACCTATCCGTGGCCGGTGCAGACGATGACGTTCGACATCATCGGCCAACCGGCATCCATGAGCTTCATGGATATCGCGCCGGCGCGACCGAACGGGCGCTCCGTCGTTTTATTGCACGGCAAGAACTTCTGCGGCGCAACGTGGGAGAGCAGCGCGCGCGCCTTGTCCGGCGCCGGGTATCGCGTGCTGGTGCCCGACCAGATCGGATTCTGCAAATCCGCCAAGCTGCGTAGCACGCAGTACAGTTTCGAGATGCTGGCGTCCTATACCCGCCGGCTCATGGAATCGCGCGGGATCGCGCGGGCGGTGGTCGTCGGACATTCGATGGGCGGTATGCTCGCGATGCGGTTCGCCATCATGTATCCCGATACTGTCGAGCGACTGGTACTGGTCAATCCGCTGGGGCTGAAGGATCGGTCGGAGGAGGGGCTGCCTTACGTCGATGTCGACACATTATGGGCTGGCGAGAAGAAGACCAGCTACGCCAGTATCAAGGCTTATCAGTTGCAGAACTATTTTCACGGGACGTGGAGGCCGGCGTACGATCGTTGGGTTTGGATGCTTGCCGGCATGTATCAGGGAGCGGGGCGCGATGCGGTGGCGCTGGCGCAGGCCAAGACCAGCGAGATGATCAAGACGCAGCCGGTCGCACATGAATTGTACCGGATCAAAGCCCCGACGACGCTGCTGGTCGGCATGCTCGACAAGACCGCATTCGGGCGGGCGCAGATGCCGGCCAATCTGCGGCAGTTCCTGCGGCCGATCCCGGCGCTGGCCGTGGACGCGGTCAAGGCGATGCCGAATGCGACGCTGGTTCAGCTGGACGGGCTGGGTCATTCGCCACAGGTCGAGGACCCCGCCCGGTTCGAGAAGGTGCTGCTGGCGACGCTGGCTGCGCGACGTTAGGCGGCGAGCCGTACCGTTCGGCGGAGGATGAGATTGTCGTTCGCCGCTCGCAACCGGGATGGCGATGGCAGCGGCATGGCGGCGAGTATCAGGACGAAGCCGAGCACGCCGGATGGCAGCGGCAGCACGGCCGCGAGGACGATCGCGCCCAGCCGTGCCTCCGCGAACAGGGCGCCCGGGGGTGACACGGACGCGCGTGCACCGAGCCATGCGGCAAGGCCGACGCCAAGCGCCACGACCAGTGCGAACGTGGCGGGCAGGAGCGATCCCAGCAGCGCCAGATTGGGCAGGGCGGCGCCGGGTGTCGGCCAGGGCAGCATCAGGCTGACCGTCGCGCCGGCGAACGCCGCCACGGGCAGGTGACGCCGGGCGCGGGCGCGACAGATCGCCGATCCCAGCCAGAGCGGCGCGAGCAACCATCCGGCCGGTGCGAGCCCCGCCGCCAGCGCGGCCGCGACGATCATGTCGCGATCCCGGCGCTCGTGCCCGGCGAACAGCGCGGCGGCACTTGCCAGCAGCGCCAGCGTGTCGTTCCATGTGCCGCCCGGCAACACGCCGGCGAGCAATGCCGCACCGACGAGCGCCACGACGAGCAGGGCAGGTGTAACGGCAGGCTGGCGTACGGGCGAAACGGTCGGCATGGTGCCACCCTGCACGTGCCCGCGTTGCGAGCAGGTTAAAGGCCGGCCCGTTGACCATCGGTGCGACTCTGCGTATAGGCCCGCCCCGTCCATCGGAGTCATCCGGTGGGCAAGCTTGAACATTGCTGGATGCAAAGTTGTGGGGCCGGGGTGGCGTATAGCGCCGCCTACGTCCCTTTTTGTATTCCGAAGTGCTGTGATGGCTCCAGCAAAGTAACCCACTTACGAGGTGAAGGCTTCATGCCAACGATCAACCAGCTGGTCCGCAAGGGCCGCGAACCGCAGAAGGCCAAGTCCAAGGTCCCTGCGATGGAGCAGAACCCGCAGAAGCGCGGCGTCTGCACCCGCGTCTACACGACGACCCCGAAGAAGCCGAACTCGGCGCTGCGCAAGGTGGCCAAGGTTCGCCTGACCAACCAGCGCGAAGTCATCAGCTACATTCCGGGCGAAGGCCACAACCTTCAGGAGCACTCGGTGGTCCTGATCCGCGGCGGCCGCGTTCGCGATCTTCCCGGCGTTCGCTATCACGTCCTGCGTGGCGTGCTCGATACGCAGGGCGTCAAGGATCGTCGCCAGTCCCGCTCCAAGTACGGCGCCAAGCGTCCGAAGTAAGCCGGTTGGCCTCCTTCATGGAGGCTCGACCAACAGGCTGAAGTTAGAAAGGTTTTTGAAATGGCACGTCGTCGTCGCCCAGAAAAGCGCATTATCCTCCCCGATCCGAAGTTCGGTGATGAGGTCCTCTCGAAGTTCATGAATTCGGTCATGCTCGACGGCAAGAAGTCCGTCGCGGAACTGATCGTCTACGGTGCTCTGGAAACCGTCGAGCAGCGCGCCAAGCGCGAGCCGATCGGTGTGTTCCACGACGCCCTGAACAACATCAAGCCCGGCATCGAAGTGCGCTCGCGCCGCGTCGGTGGTGCGACCTACCAGGTCCCCGTCGAGGTTCGTCCCGAGCGTGCCCAGGCGCTGGCGATCCGCTGGCTGATCACCGCAGCCCGCGCCCGCAGCGAAAACACCATGGCCGCCCGCCTGTCGGGCGAGCTGATGGATGCCGCCAACAACCGCGGCAACGCGGTGAAGAAGCGCGAAGACACGCACCGGATGGCGGAAGCCAACCGCGCGTTCTCGCACTACCGCTGGTAACCGGTCGCCGGTGACTTTTCACCGGCATCCTAGACACCTATATATTGGGGAGTGGGCCAGAAGGGCCTGCTCCCCATATCGCTAAGGAAGCACGATCATGGCCCGCAGCCATCCGCTCGACCGTTACCGCAACATCGGCATCATGGCGCACATCGATGCCGGCAAGACGACGACGACCGAGCGCATTCTCTATTACACCGGCAAGTCCTACAAGATCGGCGAAGTGCACGAAGGCACCGCGACGATGGACTGGATGGAGCAGGAGCAGGAGCGCGGGATCACGATCACGTCGGCTGCCACGACCTGTTTCTGGTCTGCCGAAGAGGGCAAGGGCCCCGAGCACCGCATCAATATCATCGACACGCCCGGCCACGTCGACTTCACGATCGAAGTCGAGCGTTCGCTGCGCGTCCTCGACGGTGCGGTCGCCTGCTTCGACGGCGTCGCCGGCGTCGAGCCGCAGTCGGAAACCGTGTGGCGTCAGGCCGACAAGTACGGCGTGCCGCGCATGTGCTTCGTCAACAAGCTCGACCGCACCGGCGCCGACTTCTATTTCTGCGTCGATTCGATCATCGAGCGCCTCGGCGCGCGTCCGGCGGTCCTGTACCTGCCGATCGGTATCGAGGGTGGCTTCAAGGGCCTCGTCGACCTGGTCAACAACCGTGCGATCATCTGGCTCGAAGAGTCGCTGGGCGCGAAGTTCGAATATCAGGACATTCCTGCGGACATGGCCGAAAAGGCCGCCAAGTATCG contains:
- a CDS encoding alpha/beta hydrolase, yielding MKHLIVGAALALACLPMTGAADPVEVPDFGPNLERFTYPWPVQTMTFDIIGQPASMSFMDIAPARPNGRSVVLLHGKNFCGATWESSARALSGAGYRVLVPDQIGFCKSAKLRSTQYSFEMLASYTRRLMESRGIARAVVVGHSMGGMLAMRFAIMYPDTVERLVLVNPLGLKDRSEEGLPYVDVDTLWAGEKKTSYASIKAYQLQNYFHGTWRPAYDRWVWMLAGMYQGAGRDAVALAQAKTSEMIKTQPVAHELYRIKAPTTLLVGMLDKTAFGRAQMPANLRQFLRPIPALAVDAVKAMPNATLVQLDGLGHSPQVEDPARFEKVLLATLAARR
- the rpsL gene encoding 30S ribosomal protein S12 produces the protein MPTINQLVRKGREPQKAKSKVPAMEQNPQKRGVCTRVYTTTPKKPNSALRKVAKVRLTNQREVISYIPGEGHNLQEHSVVLIRGGRVRDLPGVRYHVLRGVLDTQGVKDRRQSRSKYGAKRPK
- the rpsG gene encoding 30S ribosomal protein S7, producing the protein MARRRRPEKRIILPDPKFGDEVLSKFMNSVMLDGKKSVAELIVYGALETVEQRAKREPIGVFHDALNNIKPGIEVRSRRVGGATYQVPVEVRPERAQALAIRWLITAARARSENTMAARLSGELMDAANNRGNAVKKREDTHRMAEANRAFSHYRW